The DNA segment TCGATAACAAGAAAAAGAAAATTGAGGTAGTAAAGGGTATTGGAAGTGACAACAAGTTGCAAACGGTCAATCCTGACAAAAAGAATCAAAGCCAGTTTATGCGTGTGGACAAACATGGAGATCTTTTCACAAATTTCTTTTCCAATTTTCTGCATCAACTGAAAGATCCAACCCATTTTAACTTTTTTAGGGTTTCTGCACGGGATGTCATTACTGTAGCCAATAAAATTCAAAAGGCAGTTGACAACTCCGCCAAAACTGGAAAAAAGCTATTTGAAAAATATGAGATAAAAATCGATTATAAACAACTAAACAAAAATAATATGGAAACAAAACAGTCAACATCGGAAGCTGGTGAATACCGCTTCAAACTAGAACAAATAGATTGGAAAGCTATGTCAAATCTAGGAATAAGCAAAGAACGTCTCGAAAAGATGAACTTAATCGACCCCTTATTAAAAGGCTATAAAACCAATGAATTGGTTCCCATAAGCCTTAATTTAGGAAATGCAGTTACCCGAATGGATGCAAGACTCTCCTTGCAGTCCAATGATGAAGGTAAGGTAATCGTTGCCATTCACGGCATTCGTAAAGAACCACAGTTAAATTTTCCATTCTTTGGTCATGAGTTTACCAAAGAAGATAAGGACAATTTACTCAAAACAGGAAATATGGGACGTGTCGTTAATTTAATCAATCCCAAAACAGATGAGATAATACCTTCCATTGTTAGCGTGGACAGATTGACCAACGAACTTGTTGCTTTACGTAGCAACCTCATCAAAATTCCCGACGAAATAAAAGGCGTAAAGTTGGATGAGCAACAAAAACAGAGCTTAATGGATGGTAAATCGCTATACATCGAGGGTATGACATCAAAAAAAGGAGAGCCGTTCAATGCTTCCGTGCAATTCAATGCCGATAAACGCTACGTCGAATTCCTTTTTGACAGAAGCGATACCAATAAACAATCACAAAGCCAACAGCAGAGTCGTTCTGAGCAGCAAGAAGCACCACGAACCTTTAGAGGAAAAGAACTTGACGAACAACAGTATCAGAAATTTAAAGATGGCCAAACGGTGTATGTTAGTGGTTTGGTTGACAAGAACGGAAAAGATTATCAAGGTTACATTACCTTCAACAAAGAAACTGCAAAAACTGGTTTTTCTTTTGACAATCCAAATAAAACAAATGAAAAGGCGCAATCAAAAGGGAATTCTGAAGGTAAAAATAGCGAAGCAACCAAGAATGGCAAGGAACCAGAAAAAGCAGCTCAAGAAAAACCAAAAACTGCTGCCAAATCCAAAGGTCCAAAAATGTAATCATCATAAAAATTCCCATCATGAAAATAGTGATTGCAGAAAAACCGAGTGTTGCCCGAGAGATAGCTGTACTGTTGGGAGCCATTGAAAAGAAAGATGGCTACCTGACGGGCAACGGCTATTATGTAACTTGGGCGTTAGGACATCTAGTATCATTGGCTATGCCCGAAGATTATGGTTTTACAGGTTTTCAAAAAGAAGCCCTACCCCTATTACCCAAACCATTCTTACTTACTGTACGTAAGCTGAAGAAAAACAATAGCTATATTCAAGATGACGGAGCAATGAAACAATTAAAAATCATTGAGCAGCTTTTAAAAAACAGTGAAAGTATCATAGTCGCCACTGATGCTGGTCGAGAGGGAGAACTTATATTCCGTTATATTTATGAATATTTAAAATGTAACCTACCTTTTGAACGGTTATGGATTAGTTCACTGACAGAAAAAGCCATTCTTAAGGGATTTGACAATTTGAAACCAGGAAGAAATTTTGACGGTCTACATTTCGCAGCAGTTGGAAGAAGTCGCGCGGATTGGCTGGTAGGAATAAACGCTTCCCAAGCGTTGAGCATTGCTGTTGGAAGTGGTGTTTATTCTCTTGGAAGGGTTCAAACACCAACATTGGCACTTATTTGTAAAAGATTCTTGGAAAACAAAGCATTTGCCATTGAGAAATACTGGCAGATTGAATTAGAGCACCGTAAGGAATTTATTGATTTCAAAAGTATTTCCTTGACTAAATGGGATGACAATAAAAAGGCTACTGATGCATTGAAATCCATACAACGACAAGGAACAGCTACCGTGACTTCGGTTGAAACAAAAATTATCAATGAACAACCTCCTTTATTGTTTGATCTTACCGCTTTACAAAAAGAAGCCAACATAAAATTAAATTTATCTGCGGAAGAAACTCTAAACATCGCCCAAAGCCTTTACGAGAAGAAATTCATCAGCTATCCACGCACTGGAAGTAAGTATGTTACTGAAGATATTTGGGCTGAAATACCCAAACTGATAAGCATATTGGAAGAAATGGAAAAGTTTAAGGCAGTTGTTTCTAATGTAAAAAAAGGACGTCTCAACAAACGTATCGTCAACGATTTAAAAGTTACAGATCATCACGGTCTATTGATAACGGATAAAATACCATCAGCCTTATTACCTAAAGAAAATATCATTTATGAAATGATTGCATACCGCTTATTGGAAACCGTTTCCAATCCCTGCAACAAACAAATTACCGATATTAATTTACAAGTACTCCATTATGATTTTGCAGTAAAAGGGTGTACAATTCTTGATTCAGGCTGGAGATCCATCAAAGGAAACTTTACAGATGAAGACAGTAGCCCCATCACAGATCTACCAGAAGTAAAAATTGGTGACGAGCTAAAGTTTAGGGGAACAAAAGTTTTGGAAGGAAAAACCAAGCCACCAGTCCTCTTCACTGAAGCGGGACTACTGACAGCTATGGAAAGTGCTGGAAAACTGATTAAAAATCAAGAAGAACGCAAAATATTGCAAGACATAGGTATTGGTACTCCAGCTACACGGGCCAGTATTATTGAAACGCTTTTTAAAAGAGAATATGTCAAGAGAGAAAAGAAATCTTTAGTCCCAACAGCAAAAGGATTAAAAGTTTACGAACTCGTAAAAGACCAAAAAATTGCCGATGTAGCCATGACAGCCCAGTGGGAATTAGCCTTGCAAAAGATAGAAAACAACGAGGGAGATGTAGCTGATTTCCAAAAAGAAATGGAAAATTATACCAGAACCATTACGCAAGAATTACTTTCCTTATCTGTCGAAAGTGAAAAACAACCAGAACTAGTTTGTCCGAAGTGCAAGATTCAGAAATTGGTAATTCGAGATAAATTAATAAAATGTTTGGATGAAGACTGTAACTGGGTTCAATTTCGAAAGATATGTGGGATTCAGTTAAATCTAATGGATCTAGAAATGTTAATTAACAAAGGTAGAACCAGTCTTCTCAAGGGAATGATTAGTAAATCAGAAAAGAAATTCGATGCTTTCATCGTTATGAACAGCGACGGAAAGACCTCCTTTACTTTTCCTGAAAAGACAAAAAGAAAATAAAAAAAAGGCTGTTTCTAAAATTTGAAACAGCCTTTTATGCTTATTTTTTAGACTCGACCAAAGACAATTTTCTAAATTCTTTTAAAAATTTTTCTAGTTCTAGAGAAGATTTACGTGCTCTAGTTCCTGCTGCTTTATTTCCTTTTTCTGTTTGTAATTCTGCATCCGATTTGAATGTTTCAAATTCAGCAGCGATTTTTTCGATTAGATCTTTCATAGTTGATTTTATTTATTACCTAGTTACAAAACTAACAATTACAAATGACATTTAATCTAGGTAAAGAAATTTACATCGATAATCTTTCTTCTTCTTTAGAGACAATTTATAGCCAATAAAAGCCAAACCATACCAGATATTCTGATTACTACTAGGAGCATCCTACATTTATCCATTAATATAAATTATACAAATTATGGATACGCTACAAAAAGACCTCTCCTATTTCAATTTAAGACTGCAAGAATTTCTCCAAACGAGTTTTCCAGAAAAAGCTTGGGATACCAAATTTATAGAACAACGTTCTCAGAGATCTGCGAATGCTTATGAAGCAGCATTTATGGCAGGTAATTCCGTTGGACAATGTGAGGAAATAGCTAATTACATTCTGTTTGAAGGATTTTTTCATTTCTAACTTCAATTCTAAAATATCTTCTATTTTGAATATTTCAGCATAATCTTTCATACTACCAATTTGAATTTTTATTGGTTCAATTTTGTTATTTTCTATATAAAATCGGAATTCTTTTTGGTATTCAAATTCAATAGGTTTTTCGAATAGTGTTATTTCTCTACAAACTTCTTCTTTATCATAATAATCTACAAGACCATGATTAAATTTTAAGTTATTTTTTTTGAGTTCATTTTCTATTTTATTAAAGAAAAGCTGTAAATTTTTAATCATTAATCCATATGTACCAAAACGCAAATTTCTTTTATCAAACTCAAAATCTAATGGATTTGGAAATCCTTTTGAAGATATTGCATACAAGGAATAGATGTTTCCTAAAACTTCTTTGTAGCTTTCTTTTAAATGAACTTTGACATAATTAAATTCTCTGTCAATTCCAGATATTTTAAAAGTTCCAGGTAAAGAATTAATTACTTTTGAAACTCCTTCGTATTTATCACCTCGTAATTCTTCATCTTCGACTTTTCGGAAATATTCAATTGTATTCATGTAGATTGTTCCATTTTCGAATAAATCAAGAATGTTTTCTTCACTACCTAATTTTAAGAATAATTTTATTGTGTGTTGCATTATAAGTTTTCTAAACTTTAACGAACATATAAGCCATTTTTCAAAATGCTTAATAATGAATTTTTATTGTATATAAAATGAAATAATGTATGTGCACTAATGTTTGTTTCCATGTAAATATTAATCTTCTATTACAACTTTATAATTGTCATTATTAATTTTTAATTCATATTTTTTTACATTATTACCTTTTAAATAAGCATCTAATCTTGAATGTTTTATAATTGTAATGTTTTCTGTATTTTTCTCTTTTTTATAACTAAGCATGACATATTTTTTTGAAACCATATTGTAATAAGCTTCAGCTTTTTTTGAAACCATAGTTCCGGATGGAAATATAAAATCAGTTTCAACAAATTCTAATTTTTCTAATCTTAATCCTTTCATATAGTTTAGACCACAATTTCTAAGAATTATTGGTTTATTCATTTCTGATTTATAAACTTCAGTGTCAAGATTATCATCTTTAAAATAAAAGTTAGATTTCACATAAGTATCACAAATAGAAAAAAGTTTATTCCAATATTTAGCATTTGGATGGAATAAAGTATCATTGATTTTTTTAATTCTATGTGGTGCACTTTCAAAGTGTATTATTTTATAATTCTCCATACTAATTAAAATAAAGGTGTATCTGATTTTGGTTTAATCAAAGGCATTTCAACTTTTAGCATAACAGGCATAGGAAAGTCAACACCCATTAATATTGCTTCTCCAGAACCCAAAACAGGTAGAAATGATAATGTATCTCGATTAGCTGATGAACAAGCATTGGCAATAGCTTCTTTGTCCTGATGATTTATTAATCTATGAGTAATAAATGTTCCTATTTGACTTAATGTACCATTTGGAATGTCTCTAGGCATCTGTGTAGCAATGCAAAGAAATAAACCATATTTTCTACACTCTTTTGCTATACTATCAAATGAACTTAGTTCTGTGGTTTCAAAATATTCATCTTTTACTTTCTTGTTTAAAAATTGATGTGCTTCGTCAATAAATAAGACTAAAGGTTTCTCTTTAAAAGTGCCAATTCTAGATTTGTTTAGTAAATATTTACCAATAGCATTTGCTAAAATCTCTCTTGACTGAAAATTAAACGGAACATTCTCAAATCCAATTCTTAAAATACATTTAGTTTCATCTTTTATAAAACTTTCAATCATTTCTATTATATCTACCTCATCAACAATAGAATTGAAGCCAAACATTTTTTTGAAATCATTATCATTTATCGTATTATTAATTCTCATGATTAGACTTGTACTATTTCCGAAATTTCTTCCATCTTGAAAAGTTTGCCAACGGTCACCATTTATTTGATAACATTCATTTATAATTTGTTGAGACAATTTGTTTATGTCAAAAAAGCTTGAATTATCGTCTTCAATTTCAGTTTTATAAATGTAATGTGCATTATTGTACGGTCTTGTTTCATTTCCGCATTTAACAACGCAACCATTCTCAATTACTAAGTCTTTATCTTTTATTTTAAATGTAATTCTTTCTTCAGCTATCGAGTGCGCATACTTATCTTTATCTCTAAGCATGCAATGTGCAATTTTCAAAGATTTTATAGCTTCAAGTAAAATAGGTTGTTGTACCTGTCCAGATGGTCTAAATAAAACAAATAAGTCACCAATAGTTAACTTTGAATAAGGAAAAAAAGATGAAGTAGCAATAACTGTTTTTGAAACTTTAGGATCTTCATCTAAGCTTGAATATTCTCCTGTTGCATCAATCAAAATAGATTTGCTATTATTAATTTTTAGTGCTTCCAATAATTTACTAACAGTATAACTTTTACCACCACCTGTTGTTCCAACCACTGCACAATGTCTTCCAAAAATTGCTTGTTGTGATAATTGGACAATTGTTGATTTATCATAAGTTAATCTTCCTAACTCAATTACAGGAGCTGTATCTTTATGTTCTTTTTTTACTCCAAAACCTTTGAAATATCCTTTTATAAATTCAGAAGAACAAATAAATACTTTTGCACCAATCATCGGTAAGGAATTTAATCCTTTATCGATATTTGATGGTTCAAAAAGTTCAAAAGACAATAATATTTCTATTTTTCCAGTTGGATGAAATTCTTTTGTATTAAATGATTTTTCACTAAGTTCAAGTCGCTCTTTCTCAGGCAAACTTAATTCAAGGATTTTACCTAAGAAACCATATTTCTCACCTTCAATTACAACATAGTTTCCAACTAAACCACCTTTTAATTCTTCACCGTAAAAAGTAAAAGATTTCATCAACACAGAAGAAGGAAAATGAACTTTTACATATTGAGGTGTAACTTGATTAATGTATCCAATAAAATGGCTATGATTAAATGGATTATTACTCATGCTTTGAACTGTTTAAATTGAGAATAATCTTTTTTGCATCCTCTTGATTGTACGATTTTAAATCAGGATAATATTTAGCAAAGTCATCAAAGACTTCGTCAACTAATACGATGTTGTTATGAATTTTAGCTGCTTCAAAAATTGGGTTAAATGACTTTGACCAATTATCAATTTGTTTGTTTACAACCATTAGTTGAAATCCTGGGTTTTGTTCTAAAGCTTCAACAATAGCCGTTACAATATGTTTATCGTTAAAACTAAAACCAATACAAATCAACAATGTATTTTCATTTCTAACATTTTGTTGGAAACGTGACATCATTTCAAAATATGGCTGCTCATAAGAACTTTCATATTTACTATCTTTTGGATAAATCATTAATGATTTATCAGGTTCATCTTTTTGAATAATTTGGTTTTCTTCATTGGTCCAATCAACTGAACCATGTGGCTTATATAAAT comes from the Flavobacterium limnophilum genome and includes:
- a CDS encoding DUF3945 domain-containing protein yields the protein MGNQDTDKHQLQEQFSDMLLVLDNKKKKIEVVKGIGSDNKLQTVNPDKKNQSQFMRVDKHGDLFTNFFSNFLHQLKDPTHFNFFRVSARDVITVANKIQKAVDNSAKTGKKLFEKYEIKIDYKQLNKNNMETKQSTSEAGEYRFKLEQIDWKAMSNLGISKERLEKMNLIDPLLKGYKTNELVPISLNLGNAVTRMDARLSLQSNDEGKVIVAIHGIRKEPQLNFPFFGHEFTKEDKDNLLKTGNMGRVVNLINPKTDEIIPSIVSVDRLTNELVALRSNLIKIPDEIKGVKLDEQQKQSLMDGKSLYIEGMTSKKGEPFNASVQFNADKRYVEFLFDRSDTNKQSQSQQQSRSEQQEAPRTFRGKELDEQQYQKFKDGQTVYVSGLVDKNGKDYQGYITFNKETAKTGFSFDNPNKTNEKAQSKGNSEGKNSEATKNGKEPEKAAQEKPKTAAKSKGPKM
- a CDS encoding DUF1896 family protein, with protein sequence MDTLQKDLSYFNLRLQEFLQTSFPEKAWDTKFIEQRSQRSANAYEAAFMAGNSVGQCEEIANYILFEGFFHF
- a CDS encoding histone H1; this translates as MKDLIEKIAAEFETFKSDAELQTEKGNKAAGTRARKSSLELEKFLKEFRKLSLVESKK
- a CDS encoding ATP-binding protein — protein: MSNNPFNHSHFIGYINQVTPQYVKVHFPSSVLMKSFTFYGEELKGGLVGNYVVIEGEKYGFLGKILELSLPEKERLELSEKSFNTKEFHPTGKIEILLSFELFEPSNIDKGLNSLPMIGAKVFICSSEFIKGYFKGFGVKKEHKDTAPVIELGRLTYDKSTIVQLSQQAIFGRHCAVVGTTGGGKSYTVSKLLEALKINNSKSILIDATGEYSSLDEDPKVSKTVIATSSFFPYSKLTIGDLFVLFRPSGQVQQPILLEAIKSLKIAHCMLRDKDKYAHSIAEERITFKIKDKDLVIENGCVVKCGNETRPYNNAHYIYKTEIEDDNSSFFDINKLSQQIINECYQINGDRWQTFQDGRNFGNSTSLIMRINNTINDNDFKKMFGFNSIVDEVDIIEMIESFIKDETKCILRIGFENVPFNFQSREILANAIGKYLLNKSRIGTFKEKPLVLFIDEAHQFLNKKVKDEYFETTELSSFDSIAKECRKYGLFLCIATQMPRDIPNGTLSQIGTFITHRLINHQDKEAIANACSSANRDTLSFLPVLGSGEAILMGVDFPMPVMLKVEMPLIKPKSDTPLF
- a CDS encoding type IA DNA topoisomerase, with product MKIVIAEKPSVAREIAVLLGAIEKKDGYLTGNGYYVTWALGHLVSLAMPEDYGFTGFQKEALPLLPKPFLLTVRKLKKNNSYIQDDGAMKQLKIIEQLLKNSESIIVATDAGREGELIFRYIYEYLKCNLPFERLWISSLTEKAILKGFDNLKPGRNFDGLHFAAVGRSRADWLVGINASQALSIAVGSGVYSLGRVQTPTLALICKRFLENKAFAIEKYWQIELEHRKEFIDFKSISLTKWDDNKKATDALKSIQRQGTATVTSVETKIINEQPPLLFDLTALQKEANIKLNLSAEETLNIAQSLYEKKFISYPRTGSKYVTEDIWAEIPKLISILEEMEKFKAVVSNVKKGRLNKRIVNDLKVTDHHGLLITDKIPSALLPKENIIYEMIAYRLLETVSNPCNKQITDINLQVLHYDFAVKGCTILDSGWRSIKGNFTDEDSSPITDLPEVKIGDELKFRGTKVLEGKTKPPVLFTEAGLLTAMESAGKLIKNQEERKILQDIGIGTPATRASIIETLFKREYVKREKKSLVPTAKGLKVYELVKDQKIADVAMTAQWELALQKIENNEGDVADFQKEMENYTRTITQELLSLSVESEKQPELVCPKCKIQKLVIRDKLIKCLDEDCNWVQFRKICGIQLNLMDLEMLINKGRTSLLKGMISKSEKKFDAFIVMNSDGKTSFTFPEKTKRK